A region of Desulfolithobacter dissulfuricans DNA encodes the following proteins:
- a CDS encoding MerR family transcriptional regulator, producing the protein MVDEKKAIFTIGVAAQMLDVHPRTLRIYEQEGLVKPMRKGKWRYYTLNDIKWIECLREMIHEHGISIAAIKKLLQYTPCWNIAECSFEKRKQCTAFMANGLVPRKIEHAKPRKVERLDRNVA; encoded by the coding sequence ATGGTTGACGAAAAGAAAGCAATTTTCACCATAGGCGTGGCTGCTCAGATGCTCGATGTCCATCCCAGGACACTTCGAATCTACGAGCAGGAAGGACTGGTTAAGCCCATGCGCAAGGGAAAATGGCGCTACTATACCTTAAACGACATCAAGTGGATCGAATGCCTGCGGGAAATGATTCACGAACATGGCATATCCATCGCGGCTATCAAAAAACTGCTCCAGTATACACCCTGCTGGAACATAGCCGAGTGTTCCTTTGAAAAACGCAAGCAGTGCACCGCGTTCATGGCCAACGGCCTGGTGCCGCGCAAGATCGAGCATGCCAAACCGCGCAAGGTGGAGCGGCTCGACCGCAACGTCGCCTGA
- a CDS encoding pentapeptide repeat-containing protein, which yields MKVPVRPLLFCVALSLLSAGSGLSADPSPAPAVEHNVKQLMETDSCPGCDLQGARLNRLDLSGANLEGANLQGAQLYLANLSGANLRGANLRDAGLGGADLAGADLTDADLTGAVLEGAYLKGARLDEAVVDRPATDMPKVAKTGGDAGGTSVVSSQPAREASFRKPAQQAPVHRSARVTESAPTSASAESPQAQMTGSGPDSGEMVYTVETPDEAAVKRQEMVRKLLDTNRCLECDLAGADLEGKDLEGADLERANLAGANLSGADLSEAILRGADLSGANLRNADLREADLYMADLRGADLTGARLKKALVDSAEFSGAIGVNLDGAIQAD from the coding sequence ATGAAAGTACCAGTTCGCCCGTTGCTGTTCTGTGTGGCCCTCTCTCTGCTGTCCGCCGGCAGTGGTCTATCCGCCGACCCATCCCCTGCACCCGCTGTGGAACACAATGTCAAGCAGCTCATGGAAACTGACAGTTGCCCGGGCTGTGACCTGCAGGGTGCCAGGCTCAACCGGCTGGACCTGTCCGGAGCCAACCTGGAGGGTGCCAATCTCCAGGGGGCGCAGCTCTATCTCGCCAATCTCTCGGGGGCTAACCTGCGGGGCGCCAATCTCCGTGATGCCGGCCTTGGCGGTGCCGATCTTGCCGGTGCCGACCTGACCGATGCCGATCTGACCGGGGCGGTTCTTGAAGGCGCATATCTCAAGGGCGCCCGGCTGGACGAGGCGGTTGTCGATCGTCCGGCAACCGATATGCCGAAGGTGGCGAAGACAGGTGGGGATGCCGGTGGTACCAGCGTTGTCAGCAGCCAGCCGGCCAGGGAGGCATCCTTCCGGAAACCGGCTCAGCAGGCGCCCGTGCACAGGTCCGCCAGGGTGACCGAGTCTGCCCCGACGTCGGCATCTGCCGAGTCGCCACAGGCGCAGATGACCGGCAGCGGCCCGGATTCAGGGGAAATGGTGTACACTGTGGAAACTCCTGACGAGGCGGCGGTCAAGCGCCAGGAGATGGTGCGCAAACTGCTCGATACCAATCGTTGCCTGGAATGCGACCTGGCCGGGGCTGATCTTGAGGGTAAGGACCTGGAAGGCGCCGATCTGGAGCGGGCCAACCTGGCCGGGGCCAATCTTTCCGGCGCCGATCTGAGCGAGGCCATCCTCCGCGGTGCCGATTTGAGCGGGGCCAATCTCAGAAACGCCGATCTGCGTGAGGCTGATCTGTATATGGCCGATCTTCGCGGGGCTGATCTGACCGGGGCCAGACTCAAAAAGGCACTGGTGGATTCGGCCGAGTTTTCCGGTGCCATCGGCGTGAACCTGGATGGGGCGATCCAGGCGGACTGA
- the rpsT gene encoding 30S ribosomal protein S20 encodes MANHKSAEKRNRQSQVRRMRNRMNKSKMKTVVRRVEEALMAGSEEQAREALQKAIPVIQKTAVKGSIHKKTASRKISRLTRRVNRMQPLA; translated from the coding sequence ATGGCTAATCACAAGTCTGCAGAAAAAAGAAACAGACAGTCCCAGGTCCGCCGGATGCGGAACCGCATGAACAAATCCAAGATGAAGACCGTGGTCCGCAGGGTTGAAGAGGCGCTGATGGCCGGTTCTGAAGAGCAGGCCCGCGAGGCCCTGCAGAAGGCCATTCCCGTGATTCAGAAGACCGCCGTAAAGGGCTCTATCCACAAGAAGACGGCTTCCCGCAAAATTTCCCGTCTGACCCGGCGGGTCAATCGGATGCAGCCGCTTGCCTGA
- the trpE gene encoding anthranilate synthase component I encodes MYFPDQETFAGMIGSSGLIPIYRTIITDLDTPLTIFAKVAGQRRHAFLFESMEGGEKWGRYSFIGLDPLVVFESTGDTVTLTRPDRGQECEVRTGCNPLAELRNLLTSFRPSNAPGLPRFYGGAVGFLGYDMVRFIEELPDSHPRLDLPDSSFMVPRLVLIHDSVEQTLTVVCNVEADEASSPEELHARGCARIDEIISLIRQPLPESICDFSPATTRHEFTSNMEQADFEAMVERAREYILAGDIIQVVLSQRFHTTTSLDPFLLYRSLRHINPSPYLFFVRQGDVVLIGSSPEILVRLEDGDIELRPIAGTRKRGRTEEEDRALEKELLADPKERAEHLMLVDLGRNDVGRVARSGSVTVRDLLVIERYSHVMHIVSGVHGELAEDKDQFDVLEACFPAGTVSGAPKIRAMEIIDELEVERRGPYAGAVGYFGFSGNMDFCITIRTFVMHGQDLWIQAGAGIVADSDPTSEYEETINKAKGLRRAVELAEKGW; translated from the coding sequence ATGTATTTTCCTGACCAGGAAACCTTTGCAGGGATGATCGGTTCGTCCGGTCTCATTCCCATCTACCGCACCATAATCACCGATCTGGATACGCCTCTGACCATCTTTGCCAAGGTGGCCGGCCAGCGGCGCCATGCCTTTCTCTTCGAGTCCATGGAAGGCGGTGAGAAGTGGGGGCGGTATTCCTTTATCGGTCTGGATCCGTTGGTTGTTTTCGAAAGCACAGGGGATACGGTCACCCTGACCCGTCCGGACCGGGGCCAGGAGTGTGAAGTCCGCACAGGGTGCAATCCCCTGGCCGAACTGCGGAACCTGCTGACATCCTTTCGGCCCAGCAACGCCCCGGGATTGCCGCGTTTTTACGGTGGCGCGGTGGGCTTCCTCGGCTACGACATGGTCCGCTTCATCGAGGAGCTGCCCGATTCCCACCCCCGTCTCGATCTGCCCGATTCCTCGTTCATGGTCCCGCGGCTGGTGCTGATTCACGACAGTGTGGAACAAACTCTGACCGTGGTCTGCAACGTGGAAGCGGACGAAGCGTCCTCCCCGGAAGAACTCCATGCCCGGGGCTGTGCCCGCATCGACGAGATCATCTCGCTCATCCGTCAGCCCCTGCCCGAGTCGATCTGTGACTTCAGCCCGGCCACCACCAGACACGAGTTCACTTCCAATATGGAGCAGGCGGATTTCGAGGCCATGGTGGAGCGGGCCCGGGAGTACATCCTGGCCGGGGATATCATCCAGGTGGTACTGTCCCAGCGTTTCCACACCACCACCAGCCTGGACCCCTTTCTTCTCTATCGCTCCCTGCGGCACATCAACCCGAGCCCCTATCTCTTTTTTGTCCGCCAGGGCGACGTGGTTCTGATCGGCTCCTCTCCGGAGATCCTGGTTCGGCTGGAGGATGGCGACATCGAACTGCGGCCCATCGCCGGGACCAGGAAACGGGGCCGGACCGAGGAGGAAGACCGGGCCCTGGAAAAGGAACTGCTGGCCGATCCGAAGGAACGGGCCGAGCACCTGATGCTTGTGGATCTCGGCCGCAACGACGTGGGCCGGGTGGCCAGGTCCGGCTCGGTGACCGTGCGGGATCTCCTGGTCATCGAGCGGTACAGCCACGTGATGCATATCGTCTCCGGGGTCCACGGCGAGTTGGCCGAGGACAAAGATCAGTTCGATGTCCTGGAAGCCTGCTTCCCGGCCGGCACGGTGAGCGGCGCTCCCAAGATCCGGGCCATGGAAATCATCGACGAGCTGGAGGTGGAACGGCGCGGACCCTATGCCGGTGCGGTCGGCTATTTCGGTTTTTCGGGCAACATGGATTTCTGCATCACCATCCGCACCTTTGTCATGCACGGCCAGGACCTCTGGATCCAGGCCGGGGCCGGTATCGTGGCCGACTCCGATCCTACCAGTGAATACGAAGAGACCATCAACAAGGCCAAGGGCCTTCGCCGGGCCGTGGAACTGGCTGAAAAGGGCTGGTAG
- a CDS encoding anthranilate synthase component II, with translation MSCKIVIIDNYDSFTFNIVQTLATRPPHGDGSWQPPEIQVFRNDKIDLAGIEALGPDRLLISPGPCTPAEAGISIEAIKHFAGRIPILGVCLGHQSIGEAFGGRVIRAGRVMHGKTSPISHDGRGVFTGLDNPFDGMRYHSLVVEEESLPDCLEATAHTDQGELMGIRHRDLPIEGVQFHPESIMTGVGIILLHNFLRPDYESLLRS, from the coding sequence ATGTCCTGTAAGATCGTTATCATCGATAACTACGATTCATTCACCTTCAATATCGTCCAGACCCTGGCTACCAGACCTCCCCACGGGGACGGCTCCTGGCAGCCACCCGAGATCCAGGTTTTTCGCAACGACAAGATCGACCTGGCGGGCATCGAGGCCCTGGGGCCCGACCGGCTGCTGATCTCCCCGGGCCCCTGTACGCCGGCCGAAGCGGGTATCTCCATCGAGGCCATCAAACATTTTGCCGGCCGGATACCGATTCTCGGCGTCTGCCTGGGACACCAGTCCATCGGCGAGGCCTTCGGTGGCCGCGTGATCCGGGCCGGCCGGGTCATGCACGGGAAAACCAGTCCGATCAGCCATGACGGGCGTGGAGTCTTCACCGGGCTGGACAACCCCTTTGACGGCATGCGCTACCACTCCCTGGTGGTGGAGGAGGAATCGCTGCCCGACTGCCTGGAGGCCACCGCTCACACCGACCAGGGCGAGCTCATGGGGATTCGTCACCGGGATTTGCCCATCGAGGGGGTGCAGTTCCATCCCGAGTCGATCATGACCGGGGTCGGTATTATCTTGCTGCACAATTTCCTCCGTCCCGATTACGAGTCTTTGCTGCGGAGCTGA
- the trpD gene encoding anthranilate phosphoribosyltransferase, protein MIREAIAQVVTGKDLDEQQMVEVMNEIMGGEATEAQIGAFITALRMKGETIDEIVGAVRVMREKATFVDTGIDTTTQTLMDIVGTGGDGSGTFNVSTTTAFVVAAAGIPVAKHGNRAISSSCGSADVLEALGVDLSMPAERVGQCVREVGIGFLFAPMLHGAMKYAIGPRREIGIRTIFNILGPMTNPAGANVQLTGVFDRELTEVLARVLARLGMKRTLVVWGEGNMDEMTVTGTSYVADARDGEVTTYTVEPEDVGLDRHSVDDIRGGATVEESADQVRLVLDGTPGARLDMVLLNSGAALMAAGRADDLEAGVRLAREVISSGAAREKLDRLVAFCQDQVKR, encoded by the coding sequence ATGATCAGAGAAGCCATAGCACAGGTTGTCACCGGAAAGGATCTCGACGAACAGCAGATGGTCGAGGTCATGAACGAGATTATGGGCGGCGAGGCCACCGAGGCCCAGATCGGTGCCTTTATCACCGCTCTGCGGATGAAGGGTGAGACCATCGATGAGATCGTCGGTGCGGTCAGGGTCATGCGGGAAAAGGCCACCTTTGTTGATACCGGGATCGATACCACCACCCAGACCCTGATGGATATTGTCGGTACCGGCGGTGATGGGTCCGGCACCTTCAATGTCTCCACCACCACGGCTTTTGTGGTCGCGGCCGCCGGTATTCCGGTGGCCAAGCACGGCAACCGCGCCATTTCATCCAGCTGCGGCAGCGCGGACGTGCTCGAGGCCCTGGGGGTGGACCTGAGCATGCCGGCCGAGCGGGTGGGACAGTGCGTCCGCGAGGTGGGGATCGGTTTCCTGTTCGCTCCCATGCTGCACGGGGCCATGAAATATGCCATCGGCCCGCGGCGGGAGATCGGTATCCGGACGATTTTCAATATCCTCGGACCGATGACCAACCCGGCCGGGGCCAACGTTCAGCTCACCGGGGTCTTTGACCGCGAACTTACCGAGGTCCTGGCCCGGGTCTTGGCCCGGCTGGGCATGAAACGGACCCTGGTGGTCTGGGGCGAGGGCAACATGGACGAGATGACGGTCACCGGCACCTCTTACGTGGCCGATGCCCGTGACGGCGAGGTGACCACCTATACGGTGGAGCCCGAGGATGTGGGGCTTGACCGCCACTCCGTGGACGATATCCGCGGCGGGGCGACCGTGGAGGAATCCGCCGACCAGGTGCGCCTGGTCCTGGACGGAACCCCCGGGGCCCGGCTGGACATGGTCCTGCTGAACTCCGGGGCCGCGCTCATGGCCGCCGGGCGGGCGGATGACCTGGAGGCCGGGGTCCGGCTGGCAAGAGAGGTCATCTCCTCGGGAGCTGCCCGGGAAAAACTGGACCGACTGGTCGCCTTCTGTCAGGATCAGGTGAAACGATGA
- the trpC gene encoding indole-3-glycerol phosphate synthase TrpC: MILDTITERKREEVAKLRRTGIRGPESEIDPPRGFMRALVEFDGVAVIAEAKKASPSKGVIQPDFDPVRIARNYQAGGAQAMSVLTDRDFFQGDISYIPLVRETVDLPVLRKEFIIDPLQIEEAVAYGADAILLIAAILDVTQLRDFRQMAEEYGMDVLVEVHDEKELEAALQAGSRLVGINNRNLNDFSVDLQTTFRLQRLIPDHIPVVSESGISTLEDMMLLREAGITAALIGESLMRSADQTLLRQFLESSVS; this comes from the coding sequence ATGATTCTTGATACCATTACCGAGAGAAAGCGGGAGGAAGTGGCCAAGCTTCGCCGCACCGGTATCCGGGGGCCGGAGAGCGAGATCGATCCGCCCCGTGGCTTCATGCGGGCCCTGGTGGAATTTGACGGGGTGGCGGTGATTGCCGAGGCCAAGAAGGCCTCGCCCTCCAAGGGGGTGATCCAGCCTGATTTTGATCCGGTACGCATTGCCCGCAACTACCAGGCCGGCGGGGCCCAGGCCATGTCGGTGCTCACCGACCGGGATTTTTTCCAGGGCGATATCAGCTATATCCCCCTGGTCCGGGAAACCGTGGACCTGCCTGTTCTGCGCAAGGAATTCATCATCGATCCCCTGCAGATCGAGGAGGCTGTCGCCTATGGCGCCGATGCGATCCTCCTCATCGCCGCCATTCTCGATGTTACCCAGCTGCGGGATTTCCGGCAGATGGCCGAAGAATACGGTATGGACGTCCTGGTGGAGGTCCATGACGAGAAGGAACTGGAGGCGGCCCTGCAAGCAGGGAGTCGGCTTGTCGGTATCAACAACCGCAATCTCAACGATTTTTCCGTGGACCTGCAGACCACCTTCCGTCTCCAGCGGTTGATCCCCGACCATATTCCCGTGGTCAGCGAGTCGGGGATTTCCACCCTCGAGGACATGATGCTCCTGCGCGAGGCAGGTATAACCGCCGCCCTGATCGGCGAGAGCCTCATGCGCAGTGCGGACCAGACCCTCCTGCGACAGTTTCTGGAGTCATCAGTCTCATGA
- a CDS encoding phosphoribosylanthranilate isomerase, which translates to MNARIRVKMCGITRIEDATAAVEAGVDALGFIFFEKSPRFIDPEEARLIIEALPPFVDVVGVFVDKKRNEVEEIIDYCRLNYAQLHGTESPKYCERLARFAAPCQILKVLRVGPGDGLSVADITPYNPHVRGFLLDTFHKSQLGGTGKSFDWSRINQLKLQRPFILAGGLTLDNIAAAISAVQPYGVDINSGVEERPGCKDHELVRKMMQAIRTLEVNAGK; encoded by the coding sequence ATGAATGCGCGAATCAGAGTGAAGATGTGCGGTATCACCCGGATTGAAGATGCCACCGCCGCGGTGGAGGCCGGGGTGGATGCCCTGGGCTTTATCTTTTTTGAGAAAAGTCCCCGGTTCATCGATCCGGAGGAGGCCCGGCTCATCATCGAAGCCCTGCCACCCTTTGTCGATGTGGTCGGCGTTTTTGTGGACAAGAAGCGTAACGAAGTCGAGGAGATCATCGATTACTGCCGCCTCAACTACGCCCAGCTCCACGGCACGGAATCACCCAAGTACTGTGAGCGGTTGGCCCGTTTTGCCGCCCCGTGCCAGATCCTCAAGGTGCTTCGGGTGGGGCCCGGCGACGGACTGAGCGTGGCCGACATCACTCCGTACAACCCGCATGTGCGCGGTTTTCTGCTCGATACCTTTCATAAATCCCAGCTGGGCGGAACCGGTAAAAGTTTTGACTGGTCCCGGATCAACCAGCTCAAGCTCCAGCGGCCCTTCATCCTCGCCGGTGGCCTGACGCTTGATAACATCGCCGCCGCCATTTCCGCTGTTCAGCCCTACGGGGTGGATATCAATTCAGGGGTGGAGGAGCGTCCGGGGTGCAAGGACCACGAACTGGTCCGCAAGATGATGCAGGCCATCCGCACACTGGAAGTAAACGCCGGAAAGTGA
- a CDS encoding septal ring lytic transglycosylase RlpA family protein has product MKTALSLLILLVTLQLTGCGQKPPPTSGSSAPGGRQEATQRPYVINGKRYYPLPSAEGYREVGIASWYGRKFHGRSTANGERYNMYERTAAHKTLPMNTVVLVKNLENGKQTVVRINDRGPFIRNRIIDLSYRAAKEIGLLRNGIARVEVIAMGEMSPATVHTRSAAATKANLRKFDSGTFYIQIGSFEQKNRAREIARLFAGEGWRVVIQEFPAAGTRLYRVLLYSGTSLARARKEEKLLEQNGYPDAFVVAK; this is encoded by the coding sequence GTGAAGACAGCGCTCTCTCTCCTCATCCTGCTCGTGACCCTCCAGCTGACCGGCTGCGGCCAGAAGCCTCCACCGACCTCCGGATCGTCCGCCCCCGGTGGCAGGCAAGAGGCTACCCAGCGCCCCTATGTGATCAACGGCAAAAGGTATTATCCTCTCCCCTCGGCCGAAGGCTACCGGGAAGTGGGTATTGCCTCCTGGTATGGGCGCAAATTCCACGGCCGCAGCACGGCCAACGGCGAACGGTACAACATGTATGAGCGCACGGCCGCTCACAAAACCCTGCCCATGAACACCGTCGTCCTGGTGAAAAACCTGGAAAACGGCAAACAGACCGTGGTCCGCATCAACGACCGGGGCCCGTTCATCCGCAACCGGATAATCGACCTGAGCTACCGGGCGGCAAAGGAGATCGGCCTGTTGCGCAACGGGATAGCCAGGGTGGAGGTCATCGCTATGGGCGAGATGTCGCCGGCCACGGTCCATACCCGCTCAGCGGCTGCCACCAAGGCCAATCTCCGCAAGTTTGACAGCGGCACGTTCTATATTCAGATCGGGTCGTTTGAACAGAAAAATCGGGCCCGGGAGATTGCCCGTCTTTTTGCCGGGGAGGGATGGCGGGTGGTTATCCAGGAGTTTCCAGCCGCGGGGACCAGGCTGTACAGGGTGCTGCTCTACAGCGGTACCTCGCTGGCCAGGGCCAGGAAGGAAGAAAAGCTGCTGGAGCAAAACGGTTATCCGGACGCCTTTGTGGTTGCCAAATAA
- a CDS encoding cytochrome c3 family protein, translating into MRGKFIILMAVAAIVCGCREEKGEAPRPDAPKKPPVVQEEPAGCRGCHPKASLGAHEGLECVTCHRGRDGSGEQAKAHEGLVARPAHPEFMDEICGPCHMEKIQAAHTSPHFTLKNAVDKVRTHFGAETTLDNLTEIPVTEAPQDTLELADDMLRRRCLRCHVYSRGDGYAYTRHGTGCGACHVAYSGGEMIRHAMLPRPTDQQCMSCHYANHVGADYYGQFEHDFNWEYRTPYTTTEPFIRPYGVEQHDLAPDIHQQAGMTCLDCHSGPELMNLNPATTLSCRSCHEYRPDENATGLANLSFENGTLVLTTLHGGTRLDVPQMSHPAHREFGSQVACQVCHGQWSFNDSTTHLLRSDLDEYDEWERLTVQSSSEVEQILEHNLKSDEEELEPTMRDGITGIPRYGLWYKGFTQRRWEEMVIGRDRDGVIRVFRPILDLRLSWIRDEDDVRFDNVRGKGSGLVPYTPHTTGKAGLFYRNRFRHLLDPNPAAEGSR; encoded by the coding sequence ATGAGGGGAAAATTCATCATTCTTATGGCCGTGGCCGCCATCGTCTGCGGCTGTCGGGAAGAAAAGGGAGAGGCGCCGCGGCCTGATGCTCCGAAAAAGCCGCCTGTGGTCCAGGAAGAGCCCGCCGGCTGCCGGGGATGTCACCCCAAGGCCTCCCTCGGGGCTCATGAAGGACTGGAATGCGTGACCTGCCACAGGGGCCGGGATGGCTCAGGAGAGCAGGCAAAAGCCCATGAGGGACTTGTCGCCCGGCCGGCCCATCCGGAGTTCATGGATGAAATCTGCGGACCCTGCCACATGGAGAAGATCCAGGCGGCCCATACCTCCCCGCACTTTACGCTCAAAAACGCTGTCGACAAGGTCCGCACCCATTTTGGTGCCGAGACCACGCTGGATAATCTGACGGAAATACCTGTTACAGAGGCACCGCAGGACACTCTGGAACTGGCCGATGACATGCTGCGCCGCCGCTGTCTGCGCTGCCACGTCTACTCCCGCGGCGACGGGTATGCCTATACCCGGCATGGGACCGGCTGCGGGGCCTGTCACGTGGCCTACAGCGGCGGAGAGATGATCCGCCACGCCATGCTGCCGCGGCCCACGGACCAGCAGTGCATGAGCTGCCACTACGCCAACCACGTGGGAGCGGATTACTACGGCCAGTTCGAGCATGATTTCAACTGGGAATACCGAACGCCCTACACCACCACCGAACCCTTTATCAGGCCCTATGGCGTGGAACAGCATGATCTTGCTCCAGACATCCACCAGCAGGCCGGCATGACCTGCCTCGACTGCCACAGTGGTCCGGAGTTGATGAACCTGAACCCGGCAACCACCCTCTCCTGCCGGAGCTGTCATGAGTACCGGCCCGACGAGAACGCCACAGGCCTCGCCAACCTCTCATTTGAGAATGGCACCCTGGTGCTCACCACACTCCATGGCGGCACGAGACTGGATGTCCCGCAGATGAGTCATCCGGCCCACCGGGAATTCGGTAGCCAGGTGGCGTGTCAGGTCTGCCACGGCCAGTGGAGCTTCAACGATTCCACCACCCATCTGCTACGCAGTGACCTGGATGAATACGATGAATGGGAGCGGCTGACCGTGCAGTCCAGCAGTGAAGTGGAACAGATACTTGAACACAACCTGAAAAGTGACGAAGAGGAGCTTGAGCCCACCATGCGCGATGGGATCACAGGCATACCAAGATACGGTCTATGGTATAAAGGCTTTACCCAGCGCCGCTGGGAAGAGATGGTGATCGGTCGGGACCGGGATGGCGTCATCCGGGTATTCCGGCCAATTCTTGATCTTCGTCTTTCCTGGATCCGGGACGAGGACGACGTCCGGTTCGACAACGTGCGGGGCAAGGGATCCGGGCTGGTGCCCTATACACCGCATACCACGGGTAAGGCGGGATTGTTCTATCGCAATCGTTTCCGCCACCTCCTTGACCCCAATCCTGCTGCCGAGGGTTCCCGGTGA
- a CDS encoding helix-turn-helix domain-containing protein, whose translation MRRTMKTRKPRIRKVRRKLQPIALNGSDAGRYLGISESMMRKMRSDGSGPPYKTIGRKIVYLRSDLQQWLENK comes from the coding sequence ATGAGGAGAACCATGAAGACACGAAAACCAAGAATAAGGAAAGTACGCCGTAAACTCCAGCCGATCGCTTTGAACGGATCTGACGCCGGGCGGTATCTGGGAATCTCAGAATCTATGATGCGAAAAATGAGAAGTGACGGGAGCGGCCCTCCTTACAAGACAATCGGGAGGAAGATTGTTTATCTGCGGAGCGATTTACAGCAGTGGCTGGAAAATAAGTGA